ttttgattgtgttgtgcaggttccacgttggcgccggaatccctggtgttgcgccgcactacactcctccaccaacaaccttcacgtggccttcatctcctactggttcgataaccttggtttctttctgagggaaaacttgctgctgtgtgcatcacaccttcctcttggggttcccaacgggcgtgtgctttacgcgtcaacaccctacttgacctagctaacaCATGATGGTAAGTAAGAGCCTATTCCTCTAGTAATTCATTAGGAGGCCAATGTTAGGATCATTACacattggtaatgatcataacccCTAGAGGAACCCTACCTATTCCAGAGAGCTCAAGCTAAAGTGGTATACCCAAGTATATTGACCAATACGTGATCTTGGAGAGGAGAACCATGATTCATTAATAAACCATTATGAGACCAatgctttgatcattacaaattgagtaatgatcataaaccctaagaatctaagtgagtgtgttgagaggAATAGTAAAAAAGTGATTAGtaaggaataagtggatcatgtctaatgcatgatcatacCTTGTAGAtttagatgataagttaaacctttatgattaatagatctcaactaccacatgaaataataggtatatcactagtagttaaccccaGACCAATCCTCGTGCCTTGAGTGTAAGAATAATGGCATGTTATTTAAACCTTGCTTATCCAAATAATATGGACAaccctagcattgccttgatacaataattctaaCTAAGTGAGGAGGAGTAACTTTAGCCAATTAAACATAACTCTAGCTTATGCTTATACCCAGTTCTAGCTTGTGTACCACATGAGTGATCCCAACTAAAACCCTAGGCCACATTTGAATTCCAATTCCAGTACACTTGGAGGGGAAAGTAGAaccttgccatgcctcatgcctattttgtacttcaattagtgaagcatcaTCAAATCCCTAAAACCTTTCACATGGGATTcactccacataaaatattatgccctaacttgtgtatcatggatcacaagtataaaccaagccatatatacctaaaGACTAAATGctatttggtgagtagagtgaaaccaatatccaattccACTTTGCTTCCTAAATACCTTGTCTAGTGGACCAAATGAAATAttattttataaaatagaatcaccaTATAAACAAGTGGATTAACTATGATGAACATAGGATTTACCCTAAGTAATCCAAGCTATTGGCTAAATGAGTTTAGTCATCATAAAGTTTATTcaaccatcttcttaaacccttagaaacaattctccacataaaatcatgaaccaatcccattcTCAATATCATTTATTTTAAACCTTAGCCATAATTAAACTATATGGGAACAAGCAATATGGTTAAGTTATAGAAAAATCCAATATTATGTTCACCATTCCCATGTTATCAATTTTAAAATCACTTAAATAAATTTGGTccttaaaataaaaataattgaGATAAGCACTTAAACCCTATCTATTTTAAATATAGAATGACCTCACAAAATATCAATCTGATCAATTATTAAATGTTTGTTTAAAAACAAAAACAATGCAGTAAGCATTATTATCAAGATATATAAATATTCAAatgttttagaacctgcaaaacaacatagaattcaaatcaaattcaaataaCAAATTTAGAAcaggaaataaaaatagaaaagaaaaaaacaagcTTACCTGTTGGGCCATCTCAGCCCAGAACCAGCCCAGCCCACAAACGAAGCCATCCAGTCCACCGTACCCTTTcggcgaggaagaaaagaagcttcttcttcttccccgcagACGACACGGCAATGGCGAGCTCCGCCACGTTCTCGTGGAGGATAAGGACACCCGGCCGTTGCAGACGAACTCGGAGCCTCGCCAAATCTTCTCTACGTTTCGTCTGATCCTATTTGCGTCAAGATTCATGCCCAACTCACACTCGCCGATACCACTGCATCTCTGCCGGACATCGCCGCCATGTCGTCGTTGTCGTCCATCCCTTGTCCTATAAAATGGAGAGGAGGATTGCCAGGAAACCCTAATGCCTCGCCGCTAACCTTCCTGCTCTCTCAATCTCTCTATTCCTCACCATCTTCCACTCATGGCCGCCGGATTCGAGCACGAAGTTGACGATGGAGAGCACCCCAGAGCTAAAGAAGTGGTCGAGGAGATGCACCTCGACGTCGCTGTTCTACTGATCGAGTAGAGCATCAAGGGGAGGTCTGAGTGCGGCCaatttcaagattttcttccgtGGTACATCGCCGGAATCGGCAAAGTTGAGGTCGATTCCGTCTCCAATCGACACCGGCGACTAGCTGGGGAGCACCAGGGTGAGTAGACGCGTTCTTAGACTTCTTATTTGCATCGATTCATCAACAGTTAGCTCGAGATAGCCgtttcgccggagttcgtcgccgCGGTAGTGCtcgccggagctagctccggtgatcccctcgcaaagccatcaccaccaccagCCTCAGCGTGTCGAGGAGATTCGAAAAGGGAGGCCGtaaaacggcggcgccgtcgtgCGCTGACTGTCGGTGGTCATTGGCCGACGAGGTCAACGTGTCCGTAGGACCCCCTTGGCCCTTGACCAGTCTTCGTCGCGTGGCTGCTGAGGTGGACACAGGTCCCACCTGGCTAAGGCTAGCTCCAGACGGGTACGTTTAGATTTTAGTTTTATTTCAAAAACCAGAAAATCACTGAAACTTTGCAGAAATAAATAAAACTCAATTTTGCTcagaaaatatgaataatatatcaaaatgctcacaaaaataaactctattcaataaaaatataaaataaaaatgtgtgtcaaaatgaaaatttaattattttaaccttaccttttcatttgttTTAGATACAATTTGAATTTAATAATTAGTTTAGTTTCAAAAATAAATCATAACcaaccagtaagtaaataaaaaTATTAAGATTAGTTTTCTTTATCATATTTTTATCAGTTAAAATATTAGTGGTATTTCATAAATCCTAATTTGCAATTTATCATTTACTATTTCTTTTGATTAATAATAAAGCATGAAAATGTTAAAAGCTAATATtattttgttagtttcaaaaaTAAAGCATAACATCGCTCTGGAGTTGTCCCCCTCCATGGCTGTAGATACGGGGTCGGTGGACGAGCTTTGCCAGTGGTTGGTAGGTATCTGTGGTAGGGGTTTATCTGTCTCGGTGTTGTGTTGTGGCAAGACATGTGCTATGCTCTCCTGGAGGTGCTTCTCTCACAGTTGGGTCGACGCCCTCGAGCTTGGGTGAGAGAGTAAGTGATCCACTCTCCGGCAACAACTAATTCTTGGTATTCAAGACCACAAGCCATGGTTGAGATGGGTGGCTCAACACTTTTCTTTCCCCACATCTTCGTTAATGTCTTTATTTGACAGTTTGGGTCTTGAACGTTGTGGTTCTGGGGACGACGGCGATGGGGAGGCGGCCGTGCTCGAGTTCTTCCCCTTGGCACCATGTTCGTCATTGTCCATCCGTGCTCAGGGTGAGTTGTTCCACCTCGTACGGCGTTCTTCGATCCGGGGCGAAAAAGCAGAGTGCTTTTTTCAGGGGTGGACGGATGGCATGGCAACTGGCTGGCTGGAGGGCGACGATGGTGTGAGTTCCTATGTGACATGCTTCGTCGACATTGCTTCTTCTGCAGTAGTGCAGCAGGGCAGGATAAGAGCTTCAAGGATCAAGATGCTAAGCTGTTGCAGCATTTGTAAACTATTTGTAAATTCGGTCGTAAAAGGCGGCTTGTTGAGCCTTAATCTAAAAAACTGTTTTTTTCCTTTTATCAAATTGCTAAACTATCGATTGAGATAGATGTAGCTATACAATTGAAGATGCTGTTACAGATGCTCTACCTGAACCTCGTCTCGCTACCGGCGGGGAGCGAGGAGACTGAGGAAGGGGTTCGGCCGTCAGCCGCCCCAAATATTCAGAAAAGAAGCGCAGGGAATCAAACGAGAAGAAATCATGGCCGAGTGGCCGACTACCTGCTCCGACACCAAAAGTCAACTCTTTGGTTGGTTCTTCTTATGGATCAGTCCACCGGAGACCCGGAGCCCAACCCCACTACTGCATCCATTCCAAGAAACGCCAAGCAATGGGCACCCTCGCCGCCGTCCTCCTCCTGGCCGGCCTGCTCGCCGCGCTCGCGTACGTGCTGCGCGTGGCCCACTCCCTCCTCTGGGTCCCGTACCGCCTGGAGCGCCGCTTCCGCCGGCAGGGCATCCGGGGGCCCCCGCGCAGGCTGGTCGTCGGGAACGGGTCCGACTGGGTagccctcctcgccgccgccaagTCCACGCCGCTCGCTTCTTTCCACCACGCCGTCATCGACCGCGTCGCGCCGCACTACCGCGTCTGGCCGGCGCAGTACGGCTGGCCGTTCGTGTTCTGGCTAGGGCCCCGGCCGCGGCTGGTGATCTCCGGCCCGGAGGTCGCCAAGACCGTGCTGACCGACTCCACGGGGGCCTTCAACAAGGCTACTACCGGCGGCACCAACCCGCAAGCTCGGCAACTCATCGGCGAGGGGCTCGTGGGGCTCACCGGGGAGACGTGGGCGCACCACCGCCGTGTCATCGCGCCCGCCTTCAACATGGAGAGGGTCAAGGTGAGGAAGCGTTTCTTGAGTTCGAAATGAAACATAAAATTGGGTTGTAAATAAATCATAATACTTAACCATCTCACCTTGTTGTCCATGTTTCTTCATTCTACTAAATCTGTTGACTGAACCTCCAGCTGAACCAATTAATTAACTAGTATGAAGTACTATGAGAGTATAGTTTGTGACATGTGTGTCCATGTTATGAGAGTACTAAAATGGTAGCAACCTACCTAACGATTTCAGCAATTTAACTATGAAGTGTTTCTTGCTAATATGTTGGTTGATGCAGCGATCTATAAAGCTATATCGTGAATCATCAGTGAAATCAGGGCAGCTTTTGACTGTTTACAGAAttgttactccctccgatccggcGATCCGTATTAGTTGcaactaatatagatgtatctagatatattttagttctagatacatccacacTAGTGGCGAGTAATATGAGTCAGAGGGAGTATTGCGATTGGTTGGAGTTTAGTCTTTAATTTTGTTACTGAAGAGGACCGTATGAACTTATTTCAACCAATTCCTTTCTGAAAATAATTTCTTTCTGCTAACTTTGATTTAAACTCCTATCAATGCGTGTATGAATAGTTGGAATGGAATTTATCTGTGTTGTTTAAAAAATATCAACTGGTTCTATATTGATTGGTAACATTTGTTATTAACCTTTTGTATGACTAGTAAATTCATTCACAATTTGTAGATGCACACTTATTTCAAGAGGTTCCTTTTCTGAAAAAATTCTTTTTCTGCTAACTTTGATTTAAACTCCTATCAATGCGTGTATGAATAGTTGGAATGGGATTTATCTGAATTCTTTAGCAAATATGAAATGGTTGTATATTGATTGGTAACATTGGTTATTAACTTTTTGTATGACTAGTAAATTCATTCACAATTTTGTAACTGACAAAATGCTATGAGAGTAGTTTGTGACTTGTGGTGTCCATGTTTCTTCTTTCTATGAAACCTGTTGACTGATCAACAATGGTGCTCTAGATAATGCACTTAAATATCATTTAACACTACCCATTCTGGATATCTTTTTGTAGGGCTGGATACCAGAAATGTCATCTATCATCTCATCCATGCTGGATAAATGGGAAGTCCAAGGAAAAACCCGcactgagtttgagatcgatgTGCATCAAGAATTCCACACTTTGGGTGGGGATGTACTTTCCTGCGTAGCATTCGGAAGTAGCTATGAGGAAGGAAAACGAGTTTTTCAATTGCAAGAAGAGCAGATAGAACTTGTTATCCTTGCAATGAGAACCTTTTACTTTCCTGGCTTTAGGTGAGATTGACTCATAAACTCAAATTTGGGTCGCCATTTCTTCTCTGTTAATAGACATGTAGTTCCTCCTACACGCTCCTTCAATGTTTCAttagagaaaaaaaaagttttcctCTCTCTGTTTCTACTCATGCTCTTCAATCAAACTTTGTAGCTGAGGAAAAATAATATGACCTCTTTCTCTTCTAGGTTTATACCGACAAAGAAGAACCGAAGACGTAATTACCTAAACCAGGAAATCCGGAGTTCTCTGCGCAAATTGATTGAGATCAATGGAACGAAGTGTGAAGATTCCAAAAATTTGCTTGGCTTGATGCTATCAGCCAGCAAAACTGACAACGGGTTTAAAATGGGAGTCGAAGAGATCATTGATGAGTGCAAGACGTTTTACTTTGCCGGTAAAGAAACAACCGCAAATTTGTTGACATGGGCAATGCTTTTGCTGGCATTGCATAAAGAATGGCAAGACAAGGCCCGAGATGAAGTCCATCAAGTATGTGGCAAGTACGAGCACCCAAGCGCAGAAAACCTGAGCGGTCTCAAAATTGTGAGCCTATTTATTATAATGATTACTGCAACTTTTTAATATTCTTGATGCTAAACTGAAACATAGTGAATGACACTCTGGTAATGTGGGCATGCTATCAGGTAAATATGGTGTTGAAGGAGACCCTCAGGCTATATCCTCCAGCTTCATTTGTGAACAGGACAACCACTAAGGATGTCAAGCTGGGCAAACTCGACATCCCTGCCGGCACGCAACTCAATCTGCCTATTATTGACATTCACCATGATGTTGACATATGGGGCGCTAACGCAGAGGAGTTCGATCCATCGAGGTTTGCAGATGGCAAGAGCTATCACCTTGGTGCGTACTTTCCCTTTGGGATTGGTCCTGCCATCTGCGTTGGTCAGAATCTCGCGATGGTTGAGGCAAAGCTGGCGCTTGCAATGGTCCTCCAGAGGTTTGCATTTGATGTCTCGCCATCCTATGTTCATGCTCCGATGACTGTGATGACCCTCCAACCCCAGTACGGCGCTCAAGTTCTTGTCCGCAAGGTCTGAACCTTGTGTGGCGCTGTATATGGAACTGTGAGGTTTGACGACAAGGTATATTTATCGCCATGTCTCCTGTATATGCGTAGATATTGTGAGCAACTTGGAAGAGGAGGCTCTCAACCTGTCTGAATTTTATCTTGAAACTGTGTATCGAAAAGGAGGTATATGTTTTGCGCCAATAATGTATCTGTACTGTGGGAAATTTGGAAGGAGGATGTGTTGAAACTGTGTAGAGAAAAAAAAGAATCTTAGCGACAGTAATTTATATGCGTATTGTGAATAATTTGGAAAGAGGCTCTGAACTTGTCTGAATTTCGTCTTGACATTGTGTGTGTATAAGTGTATATACATACATGATTTGCAACCGTAATCTTCATAGTTCTCTGCACTGTTGTGTCATCCAGACATCTAGCTATCTAACTTTTTTTATTTTCAAAATGGGGGATGCCCCTGGCCTCAGCATCAGTTGACGCATATGTTTAATAAGTTCTTCGATTCAAAACCTATGTTTAATTGCAGCTTGTCATTTGCCTAGATGTCGATCATAAGGATTATAAGGTCTTGTTGGCTCTCTTTTTTACATACTTCATTTTAGGTTTAATTTATTAAATTAAAGAGGTAGCaattgttcttttttttttttgcattggtaGTTCTTTTTCATTTGCCAAAGTTTGTGTATAAGCGTAGGGTAGAAGAGCAGTGAAGACGAGCGGAGAACAAAATCTGAAAACACCAGAGATTCAATTAACCACATCTAAATCAAATCCAATCTTCCCGCCATATCATTATCTCTCCTTTCTAGTTCGGCCCCCTCTCCGGCGAGCTGACGGGTTCCAGACAATGGGAGCTAGCGCACCGTCGCTCCCTCCGTCCTTGACAAAAAAAACACAGGACGATTGAGGGAGGTGCGTCGATCGGAGCGGACATTGCCCGGGAACGCGCCGTCGCCGGAGAGACGGAGCCGGAGATTAACCGAAAAGAATCGACGGAGGAGACCCACACGTACGTACATCTTGACACCCTTTTCTTGGTTTGCTGAATCCGTGGCCTGCTGCTTGTTGGATCGATCGATCGCTCGCGCGCGCGCGGTCAATTCGTCTCGGGCCGCTCGAGGCCCAGCAGCCGCCGGAGCTCCCGCGTGGCCGAGTCGTCCACGGTGGCCGCCGCGGCGGCCGGCTTGGAGAAGCTGAAGCGCGGCAGCGGCAGCGCCCGCGGGGACGGCGACATGGCGCCGAACGCCGGCCCGGCGTACGCTGCCTCCGCGGCTGCCTTGACCCGGACCTCGCGCGGCACgggcgacgccgccgccgccgcctgtccGTGGCGAGCGGCGCCGTGGCGCGTCGTCCTCGCAGCCGGGCGCGGCGACCGCCTGGAGCCGCGCGCGTGGTGGCGGACGCGGGAGAGGCAGTCGTGCGAGCGGAGGACCTCCGTTCCCATGGCAGGCAGGCGAGACGAGAGACGAAACCACCGGCGGCCGAGGAGCTAGGCGCGCGCGCGAGTTCTGTCGTCCCTCTCGCCGGCGTACGTGCGTGCTACCTGTTgtagagagctatgaacggcgtgggcgtggtggggaggaggaggaggggggatgTGGGCGAAGCGCGCGCGGCAGCTTCCACCGGCCCCCTCTCTCTCCGGCGTCCCGCTAGCTTATTGGGTTGCTCCGGCCCTTCTCTTCTCTGGTTGGCTTTAAAGGTGCCCGGAGGTGGTGGCGATCGGCCAGGCCAGAGCGTGGAATTAACGGACGAAGGCGCGGGGAGGAAGGGCGGAGCCAGGGAGCGCGCGAGCGCCGCTCGTTTTTTCCCCTCGTTGCGGATGGCAAGGACGAACGAAATTGCGAACGCGGCGCGGGCTGTGGCGAACGTGGCACGGTCGTGGACCAATATTCCTAGCCTTACGGATTTTTTTAGGGTTGCCACATTGTATATTTGTATGCCAAATAATGGTTTAGTTTTTAGCATTGGTTCTCTCCATTGTAGATTGTAGAGGGCATTGTCATAGCCAAAAAAAAAAGGGTGTGGGAGAAGTAGTTGCTTCTATAGACAAATTTTCTGTCTAGTGTCTTTTTGTTGTTGTGGGCCATGAAAATCTAAGGAGAGAACAAAGGGTTTTTAGCAATCTACCCACTGTGGGAAACTTAGCAATTTAACACCATAGCCATTTTTCTTTGCCTGGCATATTTAGCTTTTtttagaacacagtacaacgcgcgccggttaaatcctggaataaattcagataaatgcaaacatccatgcaaaatctaggacttgaacctggaTGGACTGGTTCGaccacaagggacctaaccatCAGAGCCAAGCTCTATTTTAGCAACACTGTGGTGCTCTTAGTTACAAAACTCCCTACGAACTGATGTGGAGTAAACTGGTTGGTTCCGTTTTAATTCCTCGAGTAAAAATTGGAAACCTCCTTCCTAGGATGTGCACGATATGAGTCTGTAGATGATTTTCGTAAGTGATTTCCATAGATGTAGCATTACTCGTTGTGGACTGAGCGAGCCAGTAGAGAGGGCAAAATGGATTTTCTATCATCTACATATACTCCCCCGTTCCATAAAAAAATAATATACTCTCATCTAGCCCTATATGTCATGAGAATCTAGACATATTTAAGCTTATATTTTACATATATGCGACCATACATATTTAGGGTGGTGAGGTGGGGGTAATTTTAAGAATGACACAAATTGAGTGGAACGATTCAACGATTATGCTAAGTAGAATCTAAGATTTTACGATTCTAAAAGTTAAGATCCTACGGTTTGTGATTATCCTACTATAAAGGTTCCTATCCGATTCAAAATCATGATTCTGACAACATGATTTGCATTTTGCAACGGAAGATTACTCTCTTGCAACAAGAAAATGGAGATCTACAGAACAATGAGATGACAAAGGAGATATGAAGACGATTATACAAGGTGACAAGATGACATCGTGCAAGGTGGAGTCGTTCGTAGCCGTACTAAATGAAGAACACCAGGATGACAATCATAAACAAGTAAGTGTAGAGGAAGGATCCATAAGGAGACACTATCACGACTTTCAAGAGAGACCAGGGGAGAAATATGGTTAGGGTTCAAAATGGTTAATCAATTGAGCTACCAAGTCGAACAGATTGTCCAACATGGAAGCAACACCTCCCTCACTTTCTCTTCTCCTAGACTTGCAGTTGGAGCATCACCTTGTGTCGTTGCTCTGCTTACAGgcccggcccaagggggggcgggaGGGGCGGCCGCCCTGGGCCCAAGAAAAATTGTGGCCCTCCAGATGTACAATTATACTAGTAGGCCCATTGATTGTTGGTTCTTAGTCTCCCAGGCTCCAGCGTTGGAAAGCTCAGCTGGGCTTTTCCTTTTCACGAACGGGGAGGCGAGCGATCAAGGCATCGAGCGTCCGGCCGGGGGGCTGCTTTACACCGACCTGATCGGTGCCGAGCGTGGAGCCGCACACCCCCGGCCATTGTTGGGCCTGGCCCACTATCCCCGACCGACTGTTTTATTTCGCTACCCCTGCGTGGCTGCGGTGGCTAGCTGGGCCGCGGCCCACTAGAAGATAATTATCATTTCGTTTCTTTTTTTCAgctgtttcttttttattttccatAATCCGggttttttgggaaaaaaatctATTTTTCACAaaaatgaattttttttaaaaagaatattcttaaaaatataattttaaaaaaattagaaCAGTTCTCAAATTTTAAAGATTTTTAAGGTTGAACGATTTTCaagtttgaacgatttttaagtttgaacggttttcaaatttaaacaatttTTTATTTTGAACTATTTTTATGTTTGAACGATTTTTTGAATattagtagttcgtttagttcttgaggacatgggtgaagtctaaatattagtagtgaattatggttgagtaatattcaatgttatgatatttaagttgtggtgttattcttctagtggtgtcatgtgaacat
This Lolium perenne isolate Kyuss_39 chromosome 1, Kyuss_2.0, whole genome shotgun sequence DNA region includes the following protein-coding sequences:
- the LOC127314539 gene encoding cytochrome P450 CYP72A616; this translates as MGTLAAVLLLAGLLAALAYVLRVAHSLLWVPYRLERRFRRQGIRGPPRRLVVGNGSDWVALLAAAKSTPLASFHHAVIDRVAPHYRVWPAQYGWPFVFWLGPRPRLVISGPEVAKTVLTDSTGAFNKATTGGTNPQARQLIGEGLVGLTGETWAHHRRVIAPAFNMERVKGWIPEMSSIISSMLDKWEVQGKTRTEFEIDVHQEFHTLGGDVLSCVAFGSSYEEGKRVFQLQEEQIELVILAMRTFYFPGFRFIPTKKNRRRNYLNQEIRSSLRKLIEINGTKCEDSKNLLGLMLSASKTDNGFKMGVEEIIDECKTFYFAGKETTANLLTWAMLLLALHKEWQDKARDEVHQVCGKYEHPSAENLSGLKIVNMVLKETLRLYPPASFVNRTTTKDVKLGKLDIPAGTQLNLPIIDIHHDVDIWGANAEEFDPSRFADGKSYHLGAYFPFGIGPAICVGQNLAMVEAKLALAMVLQRFAFDVSPSYVHAPMTVMTLQPQYGAQVLVRKV
- the LOC127314551 gene encoding uncharacterized protein, translated to MGTEVLRSHDCLSRVRHHARGSRRSPRPAARTTRHGAARHGQAAAAASPVPREVRVKAAAEAAYAGPAFGAMSPSPRALPLPRFSFSKPAAAAATVDDSATRELRRLLGLERPETN